A window from Hymenobacter volaticus encodes these proteins:
- a CDS encoding sulfurtransferase, with the protein MVSIIKPTELLPLLASKSVVLVDARSGPDARQRYQQLHLAGALHVDLEQDLAAKVVDAADGGRHPLPPIAQFAKLLGNLGIQPATHVVVYDDKNAANAAARFWWMLRAAGHSAVQVLDGGLPAALATGLPTASGAEARGSSAPYPTSGWQWPTATAADVQQTTQAGQGLVIDVREARRFRGEIEPIDLVAGHIPGP; encoded by the coding sequence ATGGTTTCGATCATCAAGCCAACGGAATTATTGCCTCTACTCGCTTCCAAATCAGTCGTTCTGGTTGATGCCCGCAGTGGCCCCGATGCGCGGCAGCGCTACCAGCAACTGCACTTGGCCGGTGCCCTGCATGTAGACCTAGAGCAGGACTTAGCGGCGAAAGTGGTGGATGCGGCCGATGGCGGCCGGCACCCGTTGCCCCCGATAGCGCAGTTTGCCAAGCTATTAGGTAATCTCGGTATTCAACCGGCCACGCACGTAGTAGTCTACGACGATAAAAATGCCGCCAATGCAGCGGCCCGCTTCTGGTGGATGCTGCGGGCGGCAGGCCATTCCGCAGTGCAGGTGCTCGACGGCGGCCTACCCGCCGCCTTGGCGACTGGATTGCCTACGGCTTCGGGCGCTGAAGCCAGAGGTAGCAGCGCCCCCTATCCCACTTCTGGTTGGCAGTGGCCCACCGCCACCGCCGCTGATGTGCAGCAGACCACCCAAGCCGGCCAGGGTTTGGTTATCGACGTTCGGGAAGCGCGCCGCTTCCGGGGCGAAATCGAACCCATCGATTTGGTAGCCGGGCATATTCCAGGGCCGTGA
- a CDS encoding sulfurtransferase — protein MNVPFSDNLDAEGNFLSPQALKTKYLTLFDQQNPKEVIVHCGSGVTACHTLLAIDYAGLEVPKLYVGSWSEWSRNERPIATGD, from the coding sequence GTGAACGTACCGTTCTCTGATAATCTGGATGCGGAAGGCAATTTTCTGTCACCGCAAGCTTTGAAGACCAAGTACTTGACTTTGTTTGATCAGCAAAACCCGAAGGAGGTGATTGTGCACTGCGGCTCCGGCGTTACGGCTTGCCACACGCTATTAGCCATCGATTATGCTGGGCTAGAGGTGCCAAAGCTGTATGTGGGCTCTTGGAGTGAATGGTCGCGCAACGAGCGCCCCATTGCAACGGGAGACTAA